The Terriglobales bacterium sequence AATCGCGAGGATTCCGCGTCCATTGCTCAAGCGTTCCTGTCCGGCCGCGGATTGGCCATCGACCACTATCGCCATACCGTGGTCTTCAGCTATGACGACTACGCCAAGCTCTACCTGGAGAGGACGCTGGGGCTGGAGCGCTTGAATGAATTGACCGTAGGCCCGGTTCACCTCTGGCGTTGGTCGCATCGCTGGTTCAAACCGCAACAGCAAGAGGAGTTTGCCGTCGATGTGGCTCCGACAGGCCAGCTTATTCGCTTCAGCCACGTGATTCCGGAAGGCCGGGCTGGGAAGAGCCTCGACGCTGCTGGCGCTCGCGCCATCGCAGAAGCGTTCTTGACTCAGACCATGAAACGGGATCTGGGCGGCCTGGAGCTTCTCGAGTCCCAAAGCAACAGGAGGCCCGCCCGCACGGATCATGCCTTCACCTGGAAACAGAAGAGCGTTCCCTTAGGCGCAGGAAGTCTGCGCATCTCAGTCTCGGTCAGCGGAGATGACGTCACCGGGTATTCGGAATTCGTTAAGATTCCTGAGGATTGGAGCCGTGCCTACGAAAAGCTCAGGTCCCGCAACGAATCAGCGCAGCTGGTCGGTGAAGTATTTTTCTACCTCCTTAGCATTGCGATGGTGGTCATGTTGGTTCTGCGCCTGCGGGACCATGACGTACCGGTTCGGACCTCCCTCGGTTTCGCTCTCGCGGGGGCGATCCTCTATTTTCTCAGCCGACTCAACGATTTTCCGCTTGCGGAATCTTCGTATCGCACCACAGATTCTTATTCCAGCTTCGTAGTCAATTACTTCACTGGCAGCACTTTGGCCGCCTTGGGCGTAGCCGTTGTCATCTTTTTCCTCGTAGCAGCCGCCGAGCCGGAGTATCGCCACTCATTTCCCCACGTGATTGCGCTGCGACGGTACTTTAGCTGGAAAGGCCTTCGCACAAGATCATTTTTCATGAGCAACGTGATCGGGCTCACGTTGGCGTTTTTTTTCTTCGCCTATCAAACGATCTTCTACTTTTACGCCAACAAGCTTGGCGCCTGGGCTCCATCTGATATTCCGTTCACCAACCAACTCAATACTCGGATTCCGTGGATAGCAGTGCTTTTCATGGGATTCTTCCCTGCGGTCTCAGAGGAGATGCAGTTCCGGGCATTTGCTGTGCCCTTTCTCGCCAAGTTTGTGCGCTCGATTCCGGTTGCGATCATCCTGGCGGCCTTCAGTTGGGGATTCCTTCATTCCGCGTATCCCAACGAGCCGTTCTTTATTCGCGGGATCGAAGTCGGGTTGGGCGGCATTGTGATTGGCTTCGTGATGTTGCGCTTTGGGATCTTGGCGACCCTGATCTGGCACTATTCCGTAGACGCCCTCTATTCGGCGTTTCTCCTGCTTCGCTCGCCCAACCACTATCTCATGACCTCGGGCGCGATCACCGCCGGGATCATGCTCATACCGTTGACCGTGGCGTTGATCTGCTATCTCCGGACCGGAACATTCGAGGGCGAGGAGGCACTCACCAATGCGCAGAACACCTCGCCACTGCCGCGCTTGGCGGAGCTGCAGACCCCCACACCGGCCGCCACTTACCGATCCTTCAGTCGAGGGCGCCTGCGACTAGCCGGCCTTCTTACCGTCGCCTTCATTGCGGTGGCCTTTGTCCCCGTTTATCGTTTCGGCGAGGAAGTCAAGGTCAGGATGACGGCTCAAGACGCCCTCCGAGCTGCGGACGCCTTTCTGCGGACTCGAGGGGTCGACCCCGCGAAATATCACCACGTCGTCCGGCTCTTCAACAATGTCGATCCCCTGGCCGTCCGATACCTGGTCGAGCACGTCTCCGTCAAGAATGCTGATCAGGTCTATCGAAGGGCCACGCAAATGCTCGGCTGGGAGGTTCGTTACTTCCGCCCGCTGGAGATCCATGAACACCACGTCTTCTTCGATGCATCCAACGCCGGGTTTGTGGATCATCGCCAGTCTCTCGACGAGGATTCCCCTGGGGCATCACTGGAGGCGAGTGATGCTCGTTCGCTTGCGGAGAGAGCGCTCGTGGATCACGGCTATCGGGTTTCCGAGTTCGAGTTGAAGGATTCGCGCGCAGAGAAGCGCAAGGCTCGCACCGACTACCACTTTGTCTGGCAAGCGAAGCAAGGGGATCCCCGAAACGTTGCCGACGCCCAATACCTCGCCGAGGTGGACATCGCGGGCAGTGAGGTCGTTAGCGTATCGGATCGATTCAAGCTGCCGGAGGAATGGGAACGGCGCCAACGAACAACCGGCCTTGTCAACTCTGCCCTCAGCGTTGCCGGCGCGTTGCTGGTCATACTCGTTGCCACCAGAATGGTTTTTCTTTTCGTGTCGCAGGTGCGTCGCAACCGGCTACCGTGGCGCGCTGCGGCCGGTGTGGGAGCCGCTGTGACCACCATTGTCCTTCTCTCTGAACTCAATGCTTTTCCCACCATCGAACAGTCTTACTCCACCTCCATTCCACTTGCCACGTTCTGGCTTCAAACCGGTATCGCTCTCGTGCTCGTGCCGGTTTTGAGTGGTCTGGCGGTTTGGGTCCTGGTGGCGCTGGCGTTGAGTCTGTACCCGGAAGCACAGTCCCTTCTACGGCGTTCGGAGATGAGCGATTGGGGCAAGGACGCCGCGGCGGCTGTCATTCTAGGCGTGGCCATGGCCGCTGCATTGAGCAAACTCAGCGCTGTGTGGACTTCGTTCGTGCCGGCTTACTTTCCTCCCCGATTCGATCTGGACGCCAGCTACCTCAACACTTGGTCGCCGGCTTTGGACGCTTTGCTTTCGGCGGTCCTTGGCTCCGTTGTGACTACTACAGTGGTGGGGCTGGCTATAGCCGCATTCCGCTCCGGCTGGTCTCGTCGGACTTGGTGGTTCTGGTTGGCGTTGTTGCTCTTGCTGATCGCGCTGGGCCCTGCTCACGCTCATTCGGTTCGCGAGTTTCTTATCGTCTGGATATACAGCGTTGTCTCATTTGCCGCCATCATCTTCATCATGACTCTGTTCTTTCGAAACAACGCGCTTGCTTATCTCGCCACCATCTTCTGCCTTCTGGTTGCGCGGCCGATTCAAGACTTACTGTCTCAAGCCGCGAAGGTCTATATGTGGAATGGACTATTGTTGGGCGGCCTATCGTTAATGATTCTCGCATGGCTTCTGCTAGACAAGACTCTGGCTGATCATCATGCAATCGAGTCATAACACCCCATTGCCATCGCAGGGTTCTTCAAGGAGGCGCTGGCTCACCCCCGATTTGCCGGGCCTTGCCGTGGCGAGTAGACCAGGTAAAGCGGGTGGCCCAGGCCAGCCGCTTTTGCTTCTCTGGGCAGCAAGACTTCACTCGGATAGAATGAAGAGCATGGATCTGGGGCTCAAGCGTCTTCTCACTCTGGCCGCCGTTTGCCTGCTGGCCATCACCACCTCGGCACAGTTCCTCGACGTGCCCGCCTTCCACGACGCTCCCCCCAAAAAGGGCGAGAAGCTGCCTCCCA is a genomic window containing:
- a CDS encoding CPBP family intramembrane glutamic endopeptidase, which translates into the protein MPVKLTSAHYRVIGIALAVAVVSLVITLRYFRQTFPEASLDLRVNREDSASIAQAFLSGRGLAIDHYRHTVVFSYDDYAKLYLERTLGLERLNELTVGPVHLWRWSHRWFKPQQQEEFAVDVAPTGQLIRFSHVIPEGRAGKSLDAAGARAIAEAFLTQTMKRDLGGLELLESQSNRRPARTDHAFTWKQKSVPLGAGSLRISVSVSGDDVTGYSEFVKIPEDWSRAYEKLRSRNESAQLVGEVFFYLLSIAMVVMLVLRLRDHDVPVRTSLGFALAGAILYFLSRLNDFPLAESSYRTTDSYSSFVVNYFTGSTLAALGVAVVIFFLVAAAEPEYRHSFPHVIALRRYFSWKGLRTRSFFMSNVIGLTLAFFFFAYQTIFYFYANKLGAWAPSDIPFTNQLNTRIPWIAVLFMGFFPAVSEEMQFRAFAVPFLAKFVRSIPVAIILAAFSWGFLHSAYPNEPFFIRGIEVGLGGIVIGFVMLRFGILATLIWHYSVDALYSAFLLLRSPNHYLMTSGAITAGIMLIPLTVALICYLRTGTFEGEEALTNAQNTSPLPRLAELQTPTPAATYRSFSRGRLRLAGLLTVAFIAVAFVPVYRFGEEVKVRMTAQDALRAADAFLRTRGVDPAKYHHVVRLFNNVDPLAVRYLVEHVSVKNADQVYRRATQMLGWEVRYFRPLEIHEHHVFFDASNAGFVDHRQSLDEDSPGASLEASDARSLAERALVDHGYRVSEFELKDSRAEKRKARTDYHFVWQAKQGDPRNVADAQYLAEVDIAGSEVVSVSDRFKLPEEWERRQRTTGLVNSALSVAGALLVILVATRMVFLFVSQVRRNRLPWRAAAGVGAAVTTIVLLSELNAFPTIEQSYSTSIPLATFWLQTGIALVLVPVLSGLAVWVLVALALSLYPEAQSLLRRSEMSDWGKDAAAAVILGVAMAAALSKLSAVWTSFVPAYFPPRFDLDASYLNTWSPALDALLSAVLGSVVTTTVVGLAIAAFRSGWSRRTWWFWLALLLLLIALGPAHAHSVREFLIVWIYSVVSFAAIIFIMTLFFRNNALAYLATIFCLLVARPIQDLLSQAAKVYMWNGLLLGGLSLMILAWLLLDKTLADHHAIES